A stretch of candidate division KSB1 bacterium DNA encodes these proteins:
- a CDS encoding TonB-dependent receptor, with protein sequence MQKFKGRLVPIICSICLVAVLSPLLLAGTSGKIAGVIKDKKTGEPLPGVNIIILGTQLGAASNMQGRYFILNVPPGSYTLKITMMGYRTAEIKNVRVSIDQTTSIDVELDQEVLDLGETVVVVAERPVIQKDLTTSQEVVAYDEMQRSIATRVTEAVNLQTGVFFDPIPVEGNLSGTGRGEKRYSIRGGSQDQVIWFVDGSRAAALIDAKADAGGSFTQINQEAVKEIQVITGGFNAEYGQAQSGIVNVITKEGSPFYTFSADYQYGPPHQRHFGTYLYDRNKNIEFIRHTLIDSVTGQAYLDPKWWTPERQMQVYDYRNYAEQDFRFSFGGPVPGSFLPIIGSEIKKMTFFLTGWHQQLPYELPRPRAMRRIINFNLSGKYAVSSNRNIKYGAMYNHDAHATNAEESFPLRAKYYRGYGSILDNYVYQGRLSLTHVLKPEMFYELKLSSYSFLQKERPSPYRVLGESKKPDVWGWHYYDDFESEPFIAHLFSPYANNRTSYLSFCGNFNWQANTNNLLKTGFEFYYHTYAEDSWVLSSFSDDLKDWRLRGLNETFHPLQLGLYVQDKMEFESMILNLGIRYDYFNGNRDWFTKDSFVWNPSLDPAYNPLADPDADGLDTLGHRKWSFENVLAKPRKPVKPFHSLNPRLGISFPITENSVFHFSYGHFYQMPPLNAQFELSYFRPVPFIKNSPPPGPNNTDPERVINMTLEPLKPEKTIQFEMGIKHHFKQLAVLNITGFYKDIFDQHERPGFLRDLVYGVDPYGRTSNLPFSTHFSGDYGDARGVELGLKTLFSNNLIINLNYSFSKSTHGTATPARVNIDKDGKVTYQWYVEASDRLPTENSYSRPHILRANFYLQYPKQWQIPLVSLLFGNSDLSLLYTYVSGQAFTYLEPDDPPDLLDNHRFPARQTWDLKFDKYVTFGDHTFTLYTRITNLFNQKNIKAYGHPYPYDGGALEKFVETGKPTLIDSDGYDISYMIYYEPRNVLVGVKYNFK encoded by the coding sequence AGGCAGACTTGTACCGATAATTTGCTCCATCTGTCTTGTCGCTGTTCTGTCCCCGTTGCTTTTAGCGGGTACTTCTGGCAAAATAGCAGGGGTGATCAAAGACAAAAAGACGGGGGAGCCACTGCCTGGGGTTAATATCATCATCCTCGGCACTCAGCTTGGGGCGGCTTCGAATATGCAGGGCAGGTACTTCATTCTGAATGTGCCGCCAGGCAGCTACACGCTCAAGATCACCATGATGGGCTACCGAACGGCGGAGATCAAAAATGTCAGGGTGAGCATCGACCAGACCACCAGCATCGATGTGGAGTTGGATCAAGAGGTGCTGGACCTGGGCGAGACCGTAGTGGTGGTGGCCGAACGGCCTGTGATTCAAAAAGACCTGACGACCAGCCAGGAGGTGGTAGCGTATGATGAGATGCAACGATCCATTGCCACCAGAGTCACCGAGGCCGTCAACCTCCAAACGGGCGTGTTTTTCGATCCGATTCCCGTTGAAGGAAATTTATCTGGAACAGGTCGGGGCGAGAAGCGCTATTCGATTCGAGGCGGCAGTCAGGATCAGGTAATTTGGTTTGTAGATGGCAGTCGTGCTGCTGCATTGATCGATGCGAAAGCTGACGCAGGTGGTTCATTTACTCAGATAAACCAAGAGGCTGTGAAAGAAATTCAGGTCATCACTGGTGGCTTCAACGCTGAATATGGCCAAGCGCAGTCAGGCATCGTGAATGTAATTACCAAAGAGGGAAGTCCGTTCTACACTTTTTCGGCAGATTATCAATATGGCCCACCTCATCAGCGCCATTTTGGGACTTATCTTTACGATCGAAATAAGAATATCGAATTCATTCGACATACGCTAATCGACAGTGTGACTGGTCAGGCCTACTTGGATCCAAAATGGTGGACGCCTGAGCGGCAGATGCAAGTTTACGATTATCGAAATTATGCTGAGCAAGACTTTCGTTTCTCATTTGGAGGTCCAGTGCCAGGATCGTTTCTGCCGATTATTGGGAGCGAGATCAAAAAAATGACGTTTTTTCTGACAGGGTGGCATCAGCAATTACCATATGAATTACCGAGGCCGCGGGCTATGCGCCGAATCATCAATTTCAATCTCAGCGGCAAGTACGCCGTATCATCCAACCGGAACATCAAATATGGCGCCATGTATAACCATGATGCCCATGCTACCAATGCAGAAGAGTCGTTTCCCTTGCGTGCGAAGTACTATCGCGGCTATGGCTCAATATTAGATAATTACGTTTACCAAGGACGACTGTCGCTGACCCACGTTCTAAAACCTGAGATGTTCTACGAGCTCAAACTTAGTTCCTATAGTTTTTTGCAAAAAGAGCGTCCCAGTCCGTACCGGGTACTGGGCGAAAGCAAAAAGCCCGATGTGTGGGGCTGGCATTATTACGATGATTTCGAATCCGAGCCCTTTATTGCTCATTTGTTCAGCCCTTACGCCAATAATCGGACCAGCTATTTGTCCTTTTGTGGCAATTTTAATTGGCAAGCCAACACAAATAATTTGCTGAAAACTGGTTTTGAATTTTATTACCATACCTATGCCGAAGATAGTTGGGTGTTGTCATCGTTTAGCGATGATTTAAAGGATTGGCGCCTCCGCGGGTTGAATGAAACATTTCATCCTTTGCAATTGGGACTTTATGTGCAGGATAAGATGGAGTTCGAGAGTATGATTCTCAATTTGGGAATCCGTTACGATTACTTTAATGGCAATCGTGATTGGTTTACCAAAGATAGTTTTGTCTGGAATCCTTCGCTGGATCCAGCGTATAACCCTTTAGCTGATCCAGATGCCGATGGGTTAGATACGCTGGGACATAGGAAATGGAGTTTTGAAAATGTCCTTGCGAAGCCGCGCAAGCCTGTCAAACCGTTTCATTCACTCAACCCCAGATTAGGGATTTCTTTCCCGATCACTGAGAATTCTGTATTTCATTTTAGCTATGGCCATTTCTATCAGATGCCGCCACTCAATGCACAATTTGAGTTGAGCTATTTTCGTCCAGTCCCGTTCATTAAAAATTCGCCGCCCCCAGGGCCAAATAATACAGATCCAGAACGGGTAATTAATATGACGCTCGAACCTCTCAAACCAGAGAAAACAATTCAATTTGAAATGGGAATAAAGCATCACTTTAAGCAATTGGCCGTGCTTAATATTACCGGTTTTTATAAGGACATTTTCGATCAGCATGAGCGGCCTGGGTTTCTGCGTGATTTGGTTTATGGCGTCGATCCTTATGGTCGAACTTCTAATTTGCCTTTTTCCACTCATTTTAGTGGAGATTATGGCGACGCCCGTGGGGTCGAGCTAGGCCTGAAAACATTATTCAGCAACAATCTTATTATAAATCTCAATTACAGTTTTTCAAAAAGCACCCACGGCACTGCTACACCAGCGCGGGTCAACATCGATAAAGACGGCAAGGTCACCTATCAGTGGTACGTGGAGGCCTCCGATCGGCTGCCCACGGAAAACAGTTACAGCCGTCCCCATATCTTGCGGGCTAATTTTTATCTCCAATATCCAAAACAGTGGCAAATTCCATTGGTTAGCCTGCTATTCGGGAACAGTGATCTGAGCTTGCTCTATACCTACGTCAGTGGCCAGGCATTCACTTATCTCGAGCCTGATGATCCGCCTGATCTGCTGGACAACCATCGCTTCCCTGCCCGCCAGACCTGGGATTTGAAATTCGATAAATATGTGACGTTTGGTGATCATACGTTCACGCTGTACACCAGAATCACCAATTTGTTCAACCAGAAAAACATCAAAGCGTATGGTCATCCCTATCCCTACGACGGCGGGGCTTTGGAAAAAT